CCAGCGGCGCGCCATTGACCATCTGGATCAGGTCGGGGATGTCGTCCGGCGAGTGCGCGAAGCCGGTCACCGGCAGGCCGATGCCCTTGCGCGACAGCAGCTGCAGCGAGCGCAGCTTGTCGCGCGAGCGGCTGATGGCCACCGACTCGTTGAGCGGGAACACGCCCTGCATCTCGAACTGGCGCAGCACTGCGCAGCCATAGAAGGTCACCGAGGCGCCGATGCGCGGGATCACCGCATCGAAGCCCTCCAGTGCCTGGCCGCGGTAATGGATCTGCGGCTTGTGGCTGGCGATGTTCATGTAGGCGCGCAGGGTGTCGATCACCTGCATCTCGTGGCCGCGCTGCTGGCCGGCCTCCAGCAGGCGGCGGGTCGAATACAGGCGCGGGTTGCGCGACAGGATGGCGATCTTCATGGGGCACCGGAAAGGCTGGGAAGCTGCGGTTTGTCTTGCACGTAGGTCAGCGCCGGATTGACCACCAGCTGGCCTTCGACCAGCGCCTTGGCGCCGAGCAGCACGCGGTAGCGCATGCTCTTGCGGCAGGCCAGGGTGAAGTCCACCGGCCAGCTGCGATCGCCGAGGGCCAGCTGGGTGCGGATCACGTAGCGGCTCTGTGCCTGGCCGTTGGAGCTCTTGATGGTCTTCACCGAGACCACCTTGGCCTCGCACGGGTGGCGGCGTTGCACCAGGGTGCCGAAGTGCGCGGTGAAGCGCACCCAGCGCTCGCCGTCGCGCTCGAAGGGCACGATGTCGCTGGCGTGCAGGGTCGAGGTGCTGGCGCCGGTGTCGATCTTCGCACGCAGGCCGACCATGCCCAGTTCGGGCAGGTTGATCCATTCACGCAGGCCGATCACCGACAGTTGGTCGAAAGTCTTCAATGCAGGCTTTCCACGGAAATTCAGGGGATTCTAGCTGTGCCAAGTGACAACGGCATCAGGCAAGATTCGTAGCTGTGATCGGCAAGCAGCGGAACCGAGATGAGCGACAAAGACGACGACAAGGTGCGCCTGGACAAGTGGCTGTGGGCGGCGCGTTTCTACAAGACCCGTTCGCTGGCCAAGGAGGCCATCGAAGGCGGCAAGGTGCATTGCCGCGGCGAGCGCTGCAAGCCGGGCAAGGAGCCGAAGATCGGCGACGAGTACGTGATCCGCAGCGGCTTCGACGAGCGCACCGTGGTCGTGCGTGCGTTGTCCGTGGTGCGTCGTGGCGCGCCCGAGGCGCAGCTGCTGTACGAGGAAACCGCCGACAGCCTGGCCCGCCGCGAGCAGGCGGTGGCGCTGCGCAAGGCCGGCGCCCTCGGCGTGCAGACCGAAGGCAAGCCGAACAAGAAACAGCGGCGCCAGCTGCTAGGCCTGCGCGGCTGAGTGCGCCGGCCATCCCGCGCAGCTTGGATGTGCGGGCGTTTGTCCCTAAAATTCCGCCATTCCCCGGGCCTGCACGTGCCGCATTGACTGATGCGGAGGCGCCCGTCATTCCTTTCGCCAGGCGGTACCCGATGCACGACCTCGATTTCACCCAGCGCTTCCTGTTCGACGACAACGATGTCCGCGGCGAGATGGTCAGCCTCGCCGAGAGCTACCAGCACGTGCTGGCCAAGCACC
This DNA window, taken from Pseudomonas alcaligenes, encodes the following:
- a CDS encoding RNA-binding S4 domain-containing protein — translated: MSDKDDDKVRLDKWLWAARFYKTRSLAKEAIEGGKVHCRGERCKPGKEPKIGDEYVIRSGFDERTVVVRALSVVRRGAPEAQLLYEETADSLARREQAVALRKAGALGVQTEGKPNKKQRRQLLGLRG
- a CDS encoding ATP-dependent zinc protease — protein: MREWINLPELGMVGLRAKIDTGASTSTLHASDIVPFERDGERWVRFTAHFGTLVQRRHPCEAKVVSVKTIKSSNGQAQSRYVIRTQLALGDRSWPVDFTLACRKSMRYRVLLGAKALVEGQLVVNPALTYVQDKPQLPSLSGAP